The nucleotide sequence TCGGCAATGTCGCCAACCTGGTATGGGGTCTGGATGACAATGAGTTTGGGATAAAAAATCAGCGTGGAAACAAGGGTGGCCGCAGCCAAAATGCCAATGACGATCCAGGCCGTGAGGTTGGGTTTTTTGACTGAAATATCAGTGCGTTGGAAGATGTTCATGGGCGTCCTGGCAAGGAAGGCTGTTATTGCCTTTGGGTATCAGCGGTCTGGTTGTCATTGCGCTCGTAGGCGTCAATGATTTTCTGCACCAGCTTGTGGCGCACCACGTCTCGCTTGGAAAAAAACACAAATTCAATGCCGGCGATCTCCGCCAGCAACTTTTTGGCCTCTACAAGCCCGGAGGCCCGGTTCTTGGGCAGGTCGCTCTGGGTGATGTCTCCGGTGATAACGGCCTTGGAGTTAAACCCGATGCGGGTAAGAAACATCTTCATCTGCTCGGAGGTGGAATTTTGGGCTTCATCTAAGATGATAAAGGCGTCATTTAAGGTCCGGCCCCGCATAAAGGCCAGGGGAGCCACCTCGATGACCCCCTGTTCGATAAGCCCCCCGGCTTTTTCAAAGGGCATCATGTCATGCAGTGCGTCATATAAGGGCCGCAAATAGGGATTGACCTTTTCCGCCAGGTCCCCGGGCAGAAATCCCAGGGCCTCGCCGGCTTCCACTGCCGGTCGGGTGAGGATGATCCGGCTGACCTTTTTTCTGGCCAGGGCGGCCACGGCCATGGCCATGGCCAGATAGGTTTTCCCGGTTCCTGCCGGGCCGATGCCAAAGACGATGTCGTGGTTGCGCACCGCATCAATGTATTGTTTCTGAACCGGGCTCTTGGGGGTGATGGTGCGCCGGCCGGAAGTAATATACACCGTATCCAGAAAGATTTCTTTTAATTTCACGCTGCAGTCCCGGCACAGCACATTGGCTGCGTAATCCACATCATTGGGATAGACCGGGTATCCCTCCTTTAGCAGGCCATAGAGCTGGTTTAAAATCTCGCAGGCCAGCTCGGCTGAAACAGAGTCGCCTTCCACGAGCACCCCGTTTCCCCTGGCGTGAATCTTTGCCCCGGAGGATTCGGCGATTCGTTGCAGATTGGCGTTATGGGTGCCAAACAGGCTCCGGGCCAGGGCCGGGTCTGGAAAGGTTAATTCTGTTCGGGTTTTTTCCTGGTAATTCATCATAAGGTGCAATGCAGTGGGTAAAAAGTTTTATAGCCGGGTTGTTATTACCCGGTGCTGTATACAGATTTTGTATATCACGGGCAATTCATATTTTGCAATTGACAAAATAAGCCCGGTTTGCCGGGAAAACGAGCTTGACGGTTTTTTCCCCCTCTGTTAGTCAACAAATGGGTCCTTCTGCCGTTTTTAAAGAGGCTTCCATAATAATGATCCTGCGGGCCTTGTCAACAACCCGGCCTGCCCAAAAGGAATTTTGGGGATGAATCCGTTTGACATGGTCATTGTTGTCATTCTCAGTTACAGCATTATCCGGGGCGCTTTCCGGGGTGTGATCCGGGAGGTGGCGGCCATTGTGGGCGTGGTCGGGGGCTTCTATGCGGCCTTTATGCATCATGATCTCCTGGCCCCGCTGCTTTCCGGGTGGATTGAGAATCTGCACTACATCTATATCGCCTCTTTTCTGATTCTGTTTTGCGTGTTTTTTCTGGCCGCCACCCTGGCGGGATTTTTGCTTCGTACGCTTCTTAAGCTGATGTTGCTGGGCGTTATTGACCGGGTGCTGGGGGCGGTATTCGGGGCGTTAAAGGCCGTGGTCCTGGTTTCCCTGCTGTTTTTTCTCCTGATTACCTTTCTGCCCGCCGGCGGCCGGCAAATGGTGCATGAATCGGTTATGGCCCCGCGCATTAACGCTGTTGCAGGGGGTGTGGCCCGGGTGATTCCCCGGGATGTCCGCCAGTCCGTGGCCCAAAGAATGCAGGATCTGAAAACCGAGTGGGAGAAAAAC is from Desulfosalsimonas propionicica and encodes:
- a CDS encoding CvpA family protein, with the translated sequence MNPFDMVIVVILSYSIIRGAFRGVIREVAAIVGVVGGFYAAFMHHDLLAPLLSGWIENLHYIYIASFLILFCVFFLAATLAGFLLRTLLKLMLLGVIDRVLGAVFGALKAVVLVSLLFFLLITFLPAGGRQMVHESVMAPRINAVAGGVARVIPRDVRQSVAQRMQDLKTEWEKNQ
- a CDS encoding PhoH family protein, whose protein sequence is MMNYQEKTRTELTFPDPALARSLFGTHNANLQRIAESSGAKIHARGNGVLVEGDSVSAELACEILNQLYGLLKEGYPVYPNDVDYAANVLCRDCSVKLKEIFLDTVYITSGRRTITPKSPVQKQYIDAVRNHDIVFGIGPAGTGKTYLAMAMAVAALARKKVSRIILTRPAVEAGEALGFLPGDLAEKVNPYLRPLYDALHDMMPFEKAGGLIEQGVIEVAPLAFMRGRTLNDAFIILDEAQNSTSEQMKMFLTRIGFNSKAVITGDITQSDLPKNRASGLVEAKKLLAEIAGIEFVFFSKRDVVRHKLVQKIIDAYERNDNQTADTQRQ